In Toxoplasma gondii ME49 chromosome VIII, whole genome shotgun sequence, a single genomic region encodes these proteins:
- a CDS encoding peptidase D, putative (encoded by transcript TGME49_233310) has protein sequence MALPSCCPSDANCTSNPISISWCGAQSSFSAPEEEPPSLRSTLEKHMRHPTGFTHTPGQENARIEHQAHKPWLHWPATLEDVRQSEAHRHLHAYLTSYKTIAARTRQVRDAVFKAYEKGQMSRQTVKDTERNVAAFFQGGSAADWAFYSADCDKAVFRQEQFFRYLFGVNEADVFGLLDFSRRQAVLFVPWTSPEYQRFMGPPRAAEWYMQRYGLDGAVVYKEGLQEIREELKKRHISHLLVLRGQNSDSDRLVEPPAVARDLGISSIDDSQFLYDLLAECRVHKTELERDYLRAACLVSSQGHTFVMRNIYPGMVEGQGEALFRAFVHYAGGARHVAYDCICCAGPHGAILHYGHAGRPNDGVIKCGDMLLFDMGGEYGGYSTDITLSYPVNGVCSREQRVVYEAAYEAQRAVEMAMKPGVMWTDMHRLAEKKILERLLAAGVLNGPLEACIAAHLGSVFMPHGLGHLLGVDTHDVGGFSPEYPRSSEPGLCYLRTTRKLEENMVITVEPGCYFVPFLIDKALSNPTQSRLINAASLKQYMHLGGVRLEDVVLVTSDGIENLTVVPRRLEDVEELLATRTRNGLSVETVEQKKRKAVL, from the exons ATGGCGCTCCCTTCCTGTTGTCCCTCCGACGCAAACTGCACCTCCAACCCTATTTCGATCTCTTGGTGCGGTGCCCAGAGTAGCTTTTCTGCCCCTGAAGAGGAGCCCCCGTCTCTGCGGTCGACTCTCGAGAAACACATGCGGCACCCCACGGGATTTACACACACTCCAGGACAAGAGAATGCGCGAATCGAGCACCAGGCACACAAGCCCTGGCTGCATTGGCCCGCGACTCTGGAAGATGTCCGGCAGAGCGAGGCTCACAGACACCTTCATGCGTATCTGACGAGTTACAAAACAATAGCTGCGAGGACGCGTCAA GTTCGCGACGCTGTATTCAAGGCCTATGAGAAGGGGCAGATGTCCAGACAAACTGTGAAAGACACCGAGCGGAATGTGGCTGCTTTCTTCCAGGGTGGCTCTGCTGCTGATTGGGCGTTTTACTCAG CTGACTGCGACAAAGCCGTGTTTCGACAAGAGCAGTTCTTCCGATATCTCTTTGGCGTCAATGAAGCCGACGTATTCGGATTGCTCGACTTCAGCCGACGCCAGGCGGTGCTGTTTGTGCCGTGGACTTCACCCGAGTACCAAAG ATTCATGGGACCCCCGCGGGCGGCTGAGTGGTACATGCAGCGGTACGGCCTTGACGGAGCCGTCGTCTACAAAGAGGGTCTCCAGGAAATTCGAGAGGAGCTGAAA AAAAGACACATTAGTCACCTCCTTGTTCTGCGTGGACAAAACAGCGACAGCGATCGACTAGTGGAGCCTCCAGCTGTCGCGCGTGACCTCGGCATTTCTTCGATCGATGATTCTCAGTTTCTCTACGATCTCCTGGCAGAATGTCGGGTTCATAAG acagaacTGGAACGCGACTATCTTCGAGCTGCGTGCCTCGTTTCGTCTCAAGGACACACGTTTGTGATGCGGAATATTTACCCTGGGATGGTAGAAGGCCAGGGAGAGGCCCTTTTCCGTGCCTTCGTGCACTACGCTGGCGGAGCTAGACACGTGGCCTACGACTGTATTTGTTG CGCCGGGCCTCACGGAGCGATACTACACTACGGCCACGCTGGGCGCCCGAACGACGGAGTGATCAAGTGCGGCGATATGCTTTTGTTCGACATG GGGGGAGAGTACGGTGGATACTCGACAGATATCACACTCAGCTACCCCGTGAACGGCGTATGCAGCCGGGAACAGCGCGTGGTGTATGAGGCCGCCTACGAGGCCCAGAGAGCTGTGGAAATGGCCATGAAGCCGGGAGTCATGTGGACGGACATGCACCGGttggcggagaagaaaattcTGGAGAGGCTTTTG GCTGCGGGAGTTCTCAATGGGCCTTTGGAAGCATGCATTGCCGCGCATTTGGGAAGTGTGTTCATGCCCCACGGCTTAGGGCACCTTCTCGGCGTGGACACGCATGACGTGGGCGGCTTCTCGCCTGAGTATCCCCGAAGCTCGGAACCCGGTCTCTGCTACCTGCGAACTACGCGAAAACTCGAAGAAAACATGGTCATCACGGTGGAGCCAG GTTGTTATTTTGTACCATTTCTCATTGACAAAGCTCTTAGCAACCCGACCCAAAGTCG CTTGATCAACGCAGCCTCCTTGAAGCAGTACATGCATCTCGGAGGAGTTAGGCTTGAAGACGTCGTCCTTGTCACTTCTGATGGCATCGAGAACCTCACG GTCGTGCCGCGTCGCTTGGAAGATGTCGAAGAGCTTCTGGCTACCCGAACAAGAAACGGACTCTCAGTTGAAACAGTGgaacagaaaaagcgaaaggcAGTTTTGTAG
- a CDS encoding hypothetical protein (encoded by transcript TGME49_233315~Signal peptide predicted by SignalP 2.0 HMM (probability 0.426) with cleavage site probability 0.121 at residue 18), whose translation MFLLRVLSTALSSWQSEQANRMSSALSMGFCLVAMLLNKLSERKSAFQMQQAYRWQGSTNNNLRKLIGLTVREKQHWQSHRLHSQAAAVMIHFFHQQPETLSLGQHGPAGTQTPEFLKGPSCQPRKLQTRSL comes from the coding sequence ATGTTCCTGTTGCGAGTCCTGAGCACTGCTCTATCCTCGTGGCAAAGTGAACAAGCGAACCGGATGTCTTCTGCATTGTCAATGGGTTTTTGCTTGGTCGCAATGCTGCTGAACAAACTATCAGAACGAAAGAGCGCATTCCAGATGCAGCAAGCGTATCGTTGGCAAGGAAGCACGAACAACAACCTACGAAAACTGATTGGTTTGACAGTCCGAGAGAAGCAACACTGGCAGTCGCATCGTTTACATAGCCAAGCGGCCGCTGTCATGATTCATTTTTTTCATCAGCAACCTGAAACTCTCTCCTTGGGTCAGCATGGTCCAGCGGGCACGCAAACTCCTGAGTTTCTAAAGGGTCCCTCCTGTCAGCCACGGAAGCTCCAAACGAGGAGTTTGTAG
- a CDS encoding hypothetical protein (encoded by transcript TGME49_233320) has protein sequence MGQAFSTANVSFCRTDIPVNILKTLAGWDYDRICNAWASLIISDEAHTAADGTPQIFLADLPKLQRITGLSKSDAEHIGQLFSIRTTNASGSPLPYMTTSSTSASSHRTRETCRRLSTSMSSEAHAAVYPMLEILMVTVVLGNLHRLTKLSLIFSLFDVKGEGSLSEAEFFLMCYFVFRGLAKAVKRPIPGYASIEPLVLSTFDELQNAQCGTKHGSVISNVVGGHNEEADTKSDLQKDVPDVSVGAFPKKAPSDFVGRGASRITSREEAERTTALVEQLFAKKKASGRQKLCCRREMTIGEFIKLTLKPGSAIDIIFKGMQGDCTLSIASNLAFRHSHQFQTRLFQNVFLVHQWLQDKATDRVSNGHIRLTDLVAVCLDLCEKSADIVREVYNVIATDKRMALQGMVHIEVAPACESGTLGVFATCAQSSSNVDLVAGDGDDETLQAETGTVVSRTGRRKIPAYILTGILVDHHIRRQLRHWWPQLRVESAFDTFPEKRLVFKKLMDVFSSRLFGSPVRGATRLKCRINSAEELKIRSVIQGGQEPWIEISVTQGYDNGRGPPIRVMGEAKTRPLTATVEDGSVDWNEEIDIELPDVRDNYYLILTVKCNASDSDVVAVGRGSLLLSDLDATGKWSDTTFHITPSHSPAVYFTSETPRIDCSLLLEPASPSAAPGTTIECSPSRLNGLDMHVRDVVHLDCCTVSLHLENGHHSFSTSDSNDMSSVAVSIGIAYQGKPVAGIAYFPFAESQSLVSFTEYGILSPVFWKDPTTSQIEVPARPSKYSCRRRSFLQRSRRSSRVTGNSNDAVQRRASQDSSESIETIQRPTVGGRERSQSDYSLIPSPQRHSGRRRRSTGETGMTSELPGALQTGKSLSSRRISTQGRCTIPTGKVPISLRFLDAKDFFLYLTENAFNRERPILLSSGKGVLDRIKPLLKQSARVPTIQTAAGSPLKVARLVRGDADIAVEFDVRRLWSLCGSDALLRAVGGCLVDENGEELIYNDLLSSSAPKTMFAFVKRSLLLDTFLLKDPS, from the exons ATGGGGCAGGCGTTTTCGACAGCGAATGTCTCTTTTTGTCGGACGGATATTCCTGTCAACATCCTCAAGACTCTGGCAGGATGGGACTATGATCGCATCTGCAACGCATGGGCTTCACTTATCATCAGCGATGAAGCCCACACGGCGGCAGACGGCACACCTCAGATTTTTCTCGCTGATCTGCCGAAGCTGCAACGCATCACTGGACTCAGCAAAAGTGACGCGGAGCACATTGGACAACTTTTCAGCATCCGCACCACCAACGCTTCTGGGTCGCCCCTGCCGTACATGACAACGTCTTCAACAAGTGCGTCGAGTCACAGAACTCGAGAGACCTGCCGACGATTGTCAACTAGCATGTCCTCCGAGGCACACGCTGCAGTCTATCCCATGCTCGAAATTCTGATGGTGACAGTCGTTCTGGGCAATTTGCATAGGCTTACAAAGTTGTCATtgatcttctccctctttgaTGTAAAAGGTGAAGGAAGCCTCTCTGAAGCCGAGTTCTTCTTGATGTGCTACTTCGTTTTCCGGGGGCTCGCAAAGGCAGTGAAACGGCCGATTCCAGGATATGCGTCCATTGAGCCTCTCGTACTCTCCACCTTCGACGAGTTGCAGAACGCGCAGTGTGGTACCAAGCACGGAAGTGTAATTAGCAATGTGGTTGGAGGTCACAATGAAGAAGCCGATACTAAGTCGGACCTACAGAAAGATGTTCCGGATGTGTCAGTGGGGGCATTCCCGAAAAAGGCCCCGTCTGATTTTGTAGGACGCGGTGCCAGCAGAATAACGAGccgcgaagaggcagagaggacaaCTGCTTTAGTGGAGCAGCTGTTCGCCAAAAAAAAAGCAAGTGGTAGACAAAAACTGTGCTGTAGACGAGAGATGACAATCGGCGAGTTCATTAAGTTAACTCTAAAACCAGGGAGTGCGATCGACATTATTTTCAAGGGCATGCAAGGGGATTGCACGCTCAGTATAGCCTCGAATCTAGCGTTCAGGCATTCGCATCAATTTCAAACGCGTCTGTTTCAAAATGTTTTTCTCGTGCATCAATGGCTTCAAGACAAGGCTACAGACAGGGTTTCCAACGGCCACATCCGACTGACAGATCTTGTCGCCGTCTGTCTCGACCTCTGTGAGAAGTCCGCGGATATTGTCCGAGAAGTGTACAATGTGATTGCCACGGACAAGCGCATGGCGCTACAAGGCATGGTACATATTGAAGTGGCGCCTGCATGCGAGTCAGGGACTCTGGGGGTCTTCGCAACATGTGCACAAAGCTCTTCTAATGTAGACTTAGTAGCTGGTGATGGCGACGATGAGACGCTCCAGGCTGAAACAGGCACCGTCGTGTCGAGGACAGGTCGACGCAAGATTCCCGCCTACATTCTAACAGGCATTCTAGTAGACCATCACATCCGCCGGCAGCTCAGGCACTGGTGGCCACAGTTGCGTGTCGAGAGCGCTTTTGACACCTTTCCTGAGAAGCGGCTGGTGTTCAAGAAACTCATGGATGTCTTCTCCAGCCGACTTTTTGGAAGCCCTGTGCGGGGGGCAACCCGACTAAAATGCCGTATCAACAGCGCTGAGGAACTTAAAATTCGCTCCGTTATCCAGGGTGGACAGGAACCATGGATTGAGATCTCGGTAACACAAGGATACGACAACGGCAGGGGTCCGCCTATTCGCGTGATGGGGGAAGCAAAGACGCGGCCGCTGACAGCTACTGTAGAGGACGGCAGCGTCGACTGGAATGAAGAGATTGATATCGAACTACCTGATGTCAGGGACAATTATTACCTCATCCTAACAGTCAAATGCAATGCATCTGACAGCGATGTGGTGGCTGTTGGAAGGGGCTCCCTGCTACTTTCGGATCTAGATGCCACGGGAAAATGGTCCGACACTACGTTTCACATCACACCTTCACACTCACCTGCGGTGTACTTTACTTCGGAAACTCCGCGAATAGATTGCTCACTACTTCTCGAACCTGCGAGTCCTTCAGCAGCCCCGGGGACAACCATAGAATGCAGCCCGTCCCGCCTGAACGGTCTAGACATGCATGTTCGGGACGTGGTCCATCTCGACTGTTGTACAGTCTCACTTCACTTGGAGAATGGTCACCACTCATTCTCAACAAGCGATTCCAATGATATGTCGTCAGTTGCAGTATCCATTGGCATCGCTTACCAGGGGAAACCAGTTGCCGGAATTGCCTACTTCCCTTTCGCGGAATCTCAATCTCTCGTAAGCTTTACCGAGTATGGAATTCTTTCTCCCGTTTTCTGGAAAGATCCAACTACATCCCAGATTGAAGTGCCTGCGAGGCCTTCGAAATACTCTTGTAGGCGGCGCAGCTTCCTTCAGCGCTCTCGACGCTCCTCTCGTGTTACAGGCAACAGCAACGACGCCGTACAACGAAGAGCCTCGCAAGATTCTTCAGAAAGCATCGAAACGATACAACGGCCTACTGttggcggcagagagagatcgCAAAGTGATTACAGCCTGATCCCGTCCCCACAGAGGCATTCCGGCAGGCGTCGACGAAGTACAGGAGAGACCGGCATGACGTCGGAGCTGCCAGGCGCATTGCAGACGGGGAAGAGCTTGAGTTCGCGCAGAATATCGACGCAGGGCCGTTGCACCATTCCCACGGGCAAAGTGCCCATCTCACTTCGTTTCCTTGATGCAAAGGACTTTTTCCTCTACCTGACGGAAAATGCATTTAACCGTGAGCGCCCTATCCTTCTTAGCTCTGGCAAGGGCGTGCTCGACCGAATCAAGCCATTGCTGAAGCAGTCTGCGAGGGTACCCACCATCCAGACCGCCGCCGGTAGCCCTCTTAAAGTCGCCCGTTTAG TGAGAGGCGATGCCGATATCGCTGTCGAGTTCGACGTTCGCAGGCTCTG GTCTCTGTGTGGCAGTGACGCACTTCTCCGAGCAGTCGGCGGCTGCCTAGTCGATGAGAACGGCGAGGAGCTTATCTACAACGATTTGCTGTCGAGCTCTGCGCCGAAGACAATGTTTGCGTTCGTGAAGCGTTCGCTACTTCTCGACACTTTCCTGCTGAAGGATCCGTCCTAA
- a CDS encoding radial spokehead family protein (encoded by transcript TGME49_233330) — translation MMSNVSSLLSLEGAESYLRQATPEGQCVLEHVAEVLSTLLDQRPPDPYESFELVSEYVKKQRDVKQKVEQPRTADEEPRLAEAQAKWLKVTRKSLKLAAPQEDDGDKGFAFAPDFMLENRLLSWAGYGFSEKEAFRISCSLKRLAAETPRLLSVRFWGKILGVQNDYWIAEGQLAGEEAAREAGEGDDDEPDPRGLGANKYTYWVLRESEGSGEWEVLPDLLPSHIRTARKLKKFFTGDLDHPVITFPWFAGKERHLLRAVIAQINSETVICPAGLWRPKEEEPTQIEEDTEFEYPSAHELLSLEAWTHAREYINAAGLTAFPEVDEEADEERYAEIQAKMERDPILDATRPIVEDPEIPGGYPQWTSKLAGDCASYGSDGVSYAVVVVKNLRWPGAVTVYQNKKLTNVYIGYGIQAGLNPFFPVAPEDVQDDPEDLEEQPEPQPQDEELSDGASQENDEEDAESEEDEGEN, via the coding sequence ATGATGTCGAATGTAAgttctcttttgtctttgGAGGGTGCAGAGAGTTACCTTCGCCAGGCGACGCCTGAGGGTCAGTGTGTTCTGGAGCATGTTGCGGAAGTATTATCGACGCTCCTAGATCAGCGGCCTCCTGACCCATACGAATCATTTGAACTCGTCTCCGAGTACGtaaagaaacagcgagatGTCAAACAGAAGGTGGAGCAGCCACGCACAGCTGATGAGGAACCGAGGCTCGCCGAAGCACAGGCAAAATGGCTGAAGGTAACACGAAAAAGCCTGAAATTGGCAGCACCACAAGAAGACGATGGCGACAAGGGATTTGCTTTTGCTCCAGACTTCATGCTAGAGAATCGCTTGCTGAGCTGGGCGGGATACGGCTTTTCGGAAAAGGAGGCCTTTCGAATATCGTGCTCTCTGAAGCGCCTAGCTGCTGAAACGCCAAGGCTTCTAAGTGTTCGTTTCTGGGGAAAGATTTTGGGGGTTCAGAACGACTACTGGATTGCAGAGGGGCAACTGGCTGGGGAAGAGGCTGCACGGGAGGCAGGCGAAGGTGACGATGACGAACCGGATCCGCGAGGGCTTGGAGCAAACAAATATACGTACTGGGTTCTGCGGGAGTCAGAGGGAAGCGGCGAGTGGGAGGTATTGCCGGATTTGCTACCATCTCATATCAGGACAGCCCGAAAGTTAAAAAAATTTTTCACAGGTGATCTGGATCACCCTGTTATTACGTTCCCTTGGTTCGCGGGGAAGGAACGCCACTTACTTCGGGCAGTGATCGCACAAATCAACTCAGAGACTGTCATTTGCCCTGCGGGCCTATGGCGgccgaaggaagaggagccCACACAGATCGAGGAGGACACGGAATTCGAGTACCCATCTGCACATGAGTTGCTTTCCTTGGAAGCATGGACTCACGCTCGAGAATATATCAACGCGGCCGGGCTAACGGCATTCCCTGAAGTCGATGAGGAGGCTGATGAGGAGCGTTATGCGGAAATCCAAGCTAAAATGGAACGCGATCCAATTCTGGATGCAACTCGACCAATCGTCGAGGATCCTGAAATACCAGGCGGCTACCCACAATGGACCTCCAAGCTCGCAGGCGACTGTGCTAGCTACGGGTCTGACGGAGTGTCTTACGCGGTTGTGGTGGTTAAAAATCTGCGTTGGCCTGGTGCTGTAACTGTCTATCAGAACAAGAAGCTAACAAACGTGTATATTGGCTACGGTATACAGGCTGGCCTAAatcccttcttccctgttGCTCCAGAGGATGTGCAAGACGATCCCGAAGATCTTGAGGAGCAGCCTGAGCCTCAGCCACAGGATGAAGAGCTTTCCGATGGAGCGAGTCAAGAAAACGATGAAGAGgatgcagagagcgaagaagatgagggaGAAAATTAA
- a CDS encoding hypothetical protein (encoded by transcript TGME49_233340), translated as MTANSQARRHNVEASNSPVTSEKHSFESCQGEEESVALQLVDKGFRQHVTALQGGAQGRGAFPAEDWGEAETLRDAFLATGQHVTDLTILGGISEKELFGLNGKVCRYRGLVQQPLNTEFYAGAVPCPRSSKKSPDQVVWHTSKYRDKLQCCSALDTVGEDGFLGSDSVDSSEVYSLSATADFPSSSCNSDENKNGQRCVLPVQIWNRWPYQCVPVPGETKWCRHLACQRTQSVTGDAGSSTATETEQADGSPIPAALNECTLLLYSVDREAAASGECSDGDNAEGDDGVQKTSGKPQLLLNDIVDAVGILSVLPTCEESAVADTLAGVSFGSSLKYCVKHEMEQETQSRCLCTSTEGTPTQRVASRGVKVRLHVFNWKRVCFFNPAVDRALFHFSLSSSVLESPEAPTVTPRKRDSLIRFLSKGLGGDLLAAEYLLLALCCRRMSSTSSAEDEGGPFSRLKLNFVTRPLSQQNATQQLQLVKQETTAEKGGHGDACKECHCSFSVQSQMMMEVLDNLVPRLVGLSVRPSSLATSSLTPKLLLDDDSADNLGRLARGVLQLARGTVLVIDEPEVVSKRVINDACRRIVEADSKCEEREAPISCVKRECADPSVQPNSKAGSTEARKDNGQKERKELQAKKLEELNQKAAQNLRALEALVADGEVSYDFIVSRQRVATDTINICMTTSTASSSVFAPHLLPVPVEGTTSNGVGFQHTKEDCERDRPDSTITDVRDDATEETAVHTDVAVELRQEREIRHWRTLIGAASRRELGVDIPDETRQMMIEDWVRVRQEDRSVKSDDFPVWLVLADAMAASFGEGCFPLRHDLHSGSAIAERGKDVGKLSPEHWHRVMDLETRRRARLAVQKKAEYNSGVECM; from the exons ATGACAGCAAACAGTCAGGCGCGACGGCACAATGTGGAGGCATCCAACAGCCCTGTGACTTCGGAGAAACACAGCTTTGAATCTTGTCagggcgaggaggagagtgTCGCTCTTCAGCTGGTCGACAAAGGGTTTCGACAGCATGTAACGGCTCTTCAAGGAGGAGCCCAAGGACGCGGGGCGTTCCCCGCAGAGGACTG GGGCGAAGCCGAAACCCTTCGTGACGCGTTCCTCGCGACCGGGCAACATGTGACGGACCTCACCATTCTCGGCGGCATTTCG GAAAAGGAGCTTTTTGGGCTCAATGGCAAGGTCTGTCGGTACCGCGGCCTCGTCCAACAG CCACTGAATACAGAGTTCTACGCAGGTGCGGTGCCATGTCCACGTTCGAGCAAGAAGTCTCCCGACCAAGTCGTTTGGCACACTAGCAAATATCG CGACAAGCTTCAGTGCTGTTCTGCGCTTGACACCGTGGGCGAAGATGGCTTTCTTGGTAGCGACTCCGTGGATTCTTCCGAAGTCTACAGCCTGTCTGCAACTGCGGATTTTCCGAGTTCGTCCTGCAACTCTGACGAGAATAAAAATGGACAACGGTGTGTGCTACCTGTACAAATTTGGAATCGCTGGCCGTACCAGTGTGTCCCGGTcccaggagagacgaaatgGTGCCGCCATCTAGCCTGTCAGAGAACCCAGTCAGTGACGGGGGATGCAGGAAGCTCTACGGCGACTGAAACAGAGCAGGCCGATGGATCTCCGATTCCTGCGGCTCTGAACGAGTGTACCCTTCTGCTGTACTCAGTGGATAGGGAGGCGGCTGCTTCTGGAGAATGCAGCGATGGAGACAACGCCGAAGGTGACGACGGTGTCCAGAAGACGTCGGGAAAGCCACAGCTCCTCCTGAACGACATCGTTGATGCAGTCGGCATTCTCTCTGTTCTACCGACCTGTGAGGAGTCGGCAGTCGCTGACACGCTGGCCGGCGTCTCGTTTGGATCTAGTCTGAAATACTGCGTCAAGCATGAAATGGAGCAGGAGACACAGTCTAGGTGTCTTTGCACCAGCACTGAAGGAACCCCGACACAACGGGttgcctcgagaggcgtcaAAGTCCGTCTTCATGTGTTCAACTGGAAgcgcgtctgtttcttcaaTCCCGCTGTGGATCGCGCTCTCTTCCATTTTTCGCTCTCCAGTTCGGTGCTTGAGTCGCCTGAAGCACCGACAGTCACGCCGCGCAAAAGAGACTCCCTTATCCGCTTTCTGTCAAA AGGACTGGGAGGCGACCTTCTGGCGGCCGAATATCTTTTGCTGGCTCTCTGCTGTCGGCGAATGTCATCGACATCTTCTGCTGAGGACGAGGGTGgtcctttttctcggctGAAGCTGAACTTCGTGACCAGGCCATTGAGTCAGCAGAACGcaacgcagcagctgcaacTAGTCAAACAGGAGACGACGGCAGAGAAGGGCGGCCAtggcgatgcatgcaaagaatgCCACTGTTCATTTTCGGTACAGAGTCAAATGATGATGGAGGTCCTCGACAACCTTGTGCCACGATTGGTTGGGTTGTCTGTCCGTCCCAGTTCACTGGCAACAAGCTCCTTAACCCCCAAACTGCTACTCGATGACGATTCAGCGGACAACCTGGGTCGGCTCG CACGAGGAGTTCTGCAGCTTGCCAGAGGAACTGTACTCGTGATTGACGAGCCGGAAGTGGTGTCCAAGAGAGTGATCAACGATGCTTGCCGTCGTATCGTCGAGGCCGACTCGAAATGTGAGGAGCGCGAGGCGCCCATCTCGTGCGTGAAACGTGAATGCGCCGATCCGTCTGTACAGCCAAACTCTAAAGCTGGCTCGACAGAAGCAAGAAAGGATAATgggcagaaggaaagaaaggaacttCAAGCGAAGAAGCTCGAGGAGCTGAACCAGAAAGCAGCACAGAATCTCCGAGCCCTCGAAGCTCTTGTAGCTGATGGGGAGGTGTCGTACGATTTCATCGTCTCCAGGCAACGCGTTGCGACGGACACTATTAACATTTGCATGACAACGTCCACTgcgtcctcgtctgtcttcgCGCCTCACCTTCTACCAGTCCCGGTAGAAGGCACAACCTCAAATGGTGTTGGTTTTCAGCATACAAAAGAAGACTGCGAGCGCGATAGACCCGACTCGACTATCACAGATGTTCGCGACGACGCtacggaagagacagcggtgCATACTGATGTTGCAGTGGAACTAAGACAGGAGCGCGAAATCCGTCACTGGCGAACACTGATTGGTGCCgcaagcagaagagaactgGGGGTGGATATTCCGGATGAGACCCGCCAAATGATGATCGAGGACTGGGTGCGCGTCCGGCAAGAGGATCGGAGTGTGAAAA GTGATGACTTTCCTGTCTGGCTGGTACTCGCGGACGCCATGGCGGCTTCTTTTGGAGAGGGatgctttcctcttcgtcacGACTTACATTCAGGTTCCGCAATCGCAGAACGCGGCAAAGATGTTGGGAAGTTGTCCCCCGAACATTGGCACCGTGTTATGGACCTCGAGACACGAAGACGCGCGCGCCTGGCGGTCCAAAAAAAGGCTGAATATAACAGCGGTGTGGAATGTATGTAA
- a CDS encoding nuclear transport factor 2, putative (encoded by transcript TGME49_233350), with translation MLQLNPQFDAIGKQFVQHYYATFGAQREKLAELYTEQSMMTYENEQFQGVGAILAKLQKLPAVVKHNVVTCDCQPTPNNGIVVLVSGDLAIEDNPPMKFCQTFNLVPNGGGGYAVFNDIFRLCIG, from the exons ATGCTGCAGCTTAACCCTCAGTTTGACGCCATTGGCAAGCAATTTGTTCAGCACTACTATGCCACATTCGGCGCTCAGCG GGAAAAACTAGCTGAGCTCTACACCGAACAGTCGATGATGACTTATGAGAATGAACAATTCCAAGGTGTTGGAGCAATTTTGGCAAAACTGCAAAAGCTCCCAGCTGTTGTAAAACACAACGTCGTCACCTGTGACTGCCAGCCGACTCCCAACAATGGAATTGTTGTCCTTGTTTCTG GTGATCTGGCAATTGAAGATAACCCTCCAATGAAATTCTGCCAGACGTTTAACTTGGTTCCCAATGGCGGCGGTGGCTATGCAG TTTTCAATGACATTTTCAGGTTATGCATCGGCTAG